In the Methylophilus sp. 5 genome, one interval contains:
- the atpB gene encoding F0F1 ATP synthase subunit A — MTTEHAQLTPSEYIAHHLSFNAQGVNGNTASEGFWVLHYDTLFTSVVLGLLVMGLIWWVARGATAGVPSKRQAFVELMFGFVDDQVKNIFHGDRHSFIAPTALTVFIWVLAMNSMDFLPVDWIASIVSFFGGEHAKWRIVPTSDINTTFALALAVWFLMIFFSIKAKGLGGWIHELFCSPFGGNPLVWPANFLFNLIEYVSKPLSHSLRLFGNMYAGEIIFLLLGMWAATGLTGTVFGAILGAGWSIFHILIVALQAFIFMMLTVVYLAMAHESH, encoded by the coding sequence ATGACAACCGAACACGCACAACTCACTCCTTCTGAATATATCGCGCATCATTTGAGCTTTAATGCCCAGGGTGTTAACGGCAATACTGCCTCTGAAGGCTTCTGGGTGCTGCACTACGACACCCTGTTTACTTCTGTTGTGCTGGGTTTACTGGTAATGGGCCTAATCTGGTGGGTTGCGCGCGGTGCGACCGCTGGCGTGCCAAGCAAGCGCCAGGCGTTTGTTGAGTTAATGTTTGGTTTTGTGGATGACCAGGTCAAAAACATTTTTCATGGTGACCGTCACTCATTTATTGCCCCTACTGCACTTACAGTGTTTATCTGGGTGCTGGCGATGAACTCGATGGACTTCCTGCCGGTTGACTGGATCGCTTCTATCGTGTCATTTTTTGGTGGCGAACACGCAAAATGGCGCATCGTCCCTACTTCAGATATCAACACCACATTCGCTTTGGCGTTGGCTGTCTGGTTCCTGATGATTTTCTTCTCCATCAAAGCCAAAGGCCTGGGTGGCTGGATTCACGAACTGTTCTGTTCTCCATTTGGCGGCAACCCACTGGTTTGGCCTGCTAACTTCCTGTTCAACCTGATTGAATACGTTTCAAAACCACTTTCTCACTCCTTGCGTCTGTTCGGTAACATGTACGCCGGTGAAATCATTTTCTTGCTGTTGGGTATGTGGGCAGCCACTGGCCTGACCGGTACTGTGTTTGGTGCCATTTTGGGCGCTGGCTGGTCTATCTTCCACATTTTGATTGTGGCATTACAAGCGTTTATTTTCATGATGCTGACTGTGGTCTATCTGGCCATGGCGCATGAGTCGCACTAG
- a CDS encoding ATP synthase subunit I, translating to MSGQQNTAAGMSLYSNMLRWQVMATLAVTVIAYAVGGLTAGLSALMGGVSVVIGAWFAARIAEKGRLKTDPTAVLVNLLKAEAVKIVVIAIILFVVFKLYQPLVPFALVAGLAAAALFSGAALAKSQLDV from the coding sequence ATGAGTGGTCAACAAAACACTGCGGCTGGCATGTCGCTCTATAGCAATATGCTGCGTTGGCAGGTCATGGCGACTTTGGCCGTCACTGTTATTGCCTACGCAGTTGGTGGCTTAACGGCTGGCTTATCCGCTTTAATGGGCGGTGTTTCTGTGGTGATCGGTGCATGGTTTGCCGCGAGAATTGCAGAAAAAGGTCGTTTAAAAACAGACCCAACGGCAGTGTTGGTCAATTTGCTCAAGGCCGAAGCAGTAAAAATAGTAGTCATCGCGATTATCCTGTTTGTGGTTTTCAAGCTGTATCAACCATTGGTGCCTTTTGCACTGGTGGCAGGCTTGGCGGCTGCGGCGCTGTTTTCTGGCGCAGCACTGGCAAAATCACAATTAGATGTGTAG
- a CDS encoding ParB/RepB/Spo0J family partition protein, with translation MVKPKGLGRGLDALLSGDTETISQSDTLRTLPVGQLQPGKYQPRSYMNEEALQTLADSIAAQGIMQPILVREIGAQQFEIIAGERRWRASQKAGLLEVPVLVREIADEAALAMALIENIQREDLNPLEEAMGIKRLIDEFDMTHEKAAAAVGRSRVAVSNLLRLLTLTPMVQDMLLDNQIDMGHARALVGSEPAQQILLANKVVQDGLSVRETERLIQSEPASGKKPKQSVHPDVATLQNQLSEQLGAAVAISSKASGAGVLKLSFSTLDQLDDWIAKLTDNHLKS, from the coding sequence ATGGTGAAGCCCAAAGGACTTGGACGCGGACTCGACGCATTGTTATCAGGGGATACAGAAACGATCTCTCAGTCAGATACGTTGCGCACCCTCCCCGTCGGTCAGTTACAGCCGGGAAAATATCAGCCACGCTCTTACATGAACGAAGAGGCGCTGCAAACGCTGGCAGACTCCATCGCTGCGCAAGGCATTATGCAGCCCATCCTGGTACGTGAAATTGGCGCGCAGCAGTTTGAAATTATCGCGGGTGAACGTCGCTGGCGTGCGTCACAAAAAGCCGGCTTGTTAGAGGTGCCGGTGCTGGTGCGTGAAATCGCAGACGAAGCCGCCCTCGCCATGGCATTGATAGAAAACATCCAGCGTGAAGATTTAAACCCGCTGGAAGAAGCGATGGGTATCAAACGTTTGATTGATGAGTTTGATATGACACATGAAAAAGCCGCTGCGGCGGTTGGCCGCTCTCGCGTAGCTGTTTCAAACTTGCTGCGCTTGTTAACGCTGACGCCCATGGTGCAAGACATGCTGCTGGATAACCAGATTGATATGGGCCATGCCCGCGCCTTAGTCGGCAGTGAACCTGCACAGCAAATCTTGCTGGCAAATAAAGTGGTGCAAGACGGCTTGTCTGTGCGCGAAACTGAGCGCTTGATTCAATCTGAGCCAGCCAGCGGTAAAAAACCTAAACAAAGCGTGCATCCTGATGTCGCGACATTGCAAAACCAGCTCAGCGAACAATTGGGCGCAGCGGTCGCGATTAGTAGTAAAGCAAGTGGTGCCGGCGTATTAAAACTGAGCTTTTCAACCCTGGATCAACTGGATGATTGGATAGCGAAACTGACCGATAATCACCTGAAATCGTAA
- a CDS encoding ParA family protein, translated as MKIIAITNQKGGVGKTTTCVNLAASLAEHGKKVLLVDLDPQGNASTGSGIDKTHLKDSIYQVLIGNKTLQEVVIHAEAAKFDVAPSNRDLAGAEVELVNEMARETRLKNAILKLGDEAYDYVLLDCPPSLNLVTVNALTAAHSVMIPMQCEYYALEGLSDLVNTIKKVRAHLNPVLEIEGLLRTMFDNRNMLAQQVSAQLVSHFGKKVYQTIVPRNVRLAEAPSYGMPVLLYDRSSKGAQAYLELAQEIIQKN; from the coding sequence ATGAAAATAATCGCAATCACCAATCAAAAAGGGGGCGTTGGTAAAACGACCACTTGTGTCAATCTGGCAGCTAGTCTGGCTGAGCACGGTAAAAAAGTATTGTTGGTTGATTTGGATCCACAAGGCAATGCCAGTACTGGCAGTGGTATTGATAAAACACATTTAAAAGACAGTATTTATCAGGTACTGATTGGCAACAAGACCTTGCAAGAGGTTGTGATTCATGCTGAAGCAGCCAAGTTTGATGTTGCGCCGTCTAACCGTGATTTAGCGGGTGCTGAGGTTGAGTTGGTGAATGAGATGGCGCGCGAAACGCGTTTGAAAAATGCCATTTTAAAGCTGGGTGATGAGGCCTATGACTACGTACTGCTCGACTGCCCGCCTTCACTCAATCTAGTGACGGTTAATGCCTTAACCGCCGCCCATTCGGTGATGATTCCCATGCAATGTGAATACTATGCACTGGAAGGATTGTCAGATTTGGTCAATACCATCAAGAAAGTGCGCGCTCACTTAAACCCGGTGCTTGAGATAGAGGGTTTGTTGCGCACGATGTTTGATAATCGCAATATGTTGGCGCAGCAGGTATCGGCGCAACTGGTGAGCCATTTTGGCAAAAAGGTGTATCAAACCATTGTGCCGCGCAACGTGCGGCTGGCCGAAGCACCGAGTTATGGCATGCCGGTATTGTTATATGATCGCTCCTCCAAGGGCGCACAAGCCTACCTGGAGTTGGCGCAAGAAATAATCCAGAAAAATTAA